In Archangium violaceum, the following are encoded in one genomic region:
- a CDS encoding SPFH domain-containing protein: MSIRYMKAPPTTYVMQFKDGRVKREGPGLSFFYWAPTTTVVAVPLSSSDVPFVFNEVTQDFQAVTLQGQLTYRVSDPKLLSGLLDYSIKPSGEYASEDPSKLEERLVQIAQVRARTVVQSMPLREVLVSAATIEGKVLAALRETEAVRMLGVEVQGFALLSTRPTPEMARALEAEAREALQRRADEAIYARRNAAVEQERRIKESEIATELSVEAGKRQIREAQIAADIAVEEQRASFMDRWSENERKAAEAKAYALEKTLAPVRNVDWKVLMAAAGGGNDPKLNIALAFREMAENAQKIGELNMSPDLLRSLLANPSK, translated from the coding sequence ATGTCCATCCGGTACATGAAGGCGCCGCCGACGACATACGTGATGCAGTTCAAGGACGGGCGGGTGAAGCGGGAGGGGCCCGGCCTCTCCTTCTTCTACTGGGCTCCCACCACCACCGTCGTGGCCGTGCCCCTGTCCAGCTCGGACGTGCCCTTCGTCTTCAACGAGGTGACCCAGGACTTCCAGGCCGTCACCCTCCAGGGACAGCTCACCTACCGCGTCTCGGATCCCAAGCTGCTGTCCGGTCTGCTCGACTACTCCATCAAACCCTCGGGAGAGTACGCCTCCGAGGACCCCTCGAAGCTTGAGGAGCGGCTCGTCCAGATCGCCCAGGTGCGTGCCCGCACGGTGGTGCAGTCCATGCCCCTGCGCGAGGTTCTGGTGAGCGCGGCCACCATCGAGGGCAAGGTGCTCGCGGCGCTGCGCGAGACCGAGGCGGTGCGGATGCTGGGCGTGGAGGTGCAGGGCTTCGCGCTCCTGTCGACGCGCCCCACCCCGGAGATGGCACGGGCCCTCGAAGCCGAGGCGCGCGAGGCCCTGCAGCGGCGCGCGGACGAGGCCATCTACGCCCGCCGCAACGCCGCCGTGGAGCAGGAGCGGCGCATCAAGGAGAGCGAGATCGCCACCGAGCTGTCCGTGGAGGCCGGTAAGCGGCAGATCCGCGAGGCGCAGATCGCCGCGGACATCGCCGTGGAGGAGCAGCGCGCTTCCTTCATGGACCGCTGGAGCGAGAACGAGCGCAAGGCCGCCGAGGCCAAGGCCTACGCACTGGAGAAGACGCTCGCCCCGGTTCGCAACGTGGACTGGAAGGTGCTCATGGCCGCCGCCGGCGGTGGGAACGATCCCAAGCTCAACATCGCCCTCGCCTTCCGCGAGATGGCGGAGAACGCGCAGAAGATCGGCGAGCTGAACATGTCTCCGGATCTGCTGCGCTCGCTGCTCGCGAACCCCTCCAAGTAG
- a CDS encoding NAD+ kinase, with translation MYEKIVLVTRKTRLAELVERFNTRSQARFYLEHAGQDFEDYAREDDTYRRSLDVLHKHLALGLPVQQVDRALVPTFLFTGKELVVTVGQDGLVANVAKYVGSQPLVGINPDPSRFDGVLLPFGVDTARVAVRHVLEERARFREVTLAEVVLSDGQRLLGFNDLFLGARTHVSARYTLHYERRAESQSSSGIIVSTGAGSTGWLSSVFTFARGLTEATGGEPGEPWRLAWEDPRLAFVVREPFISRHSTASMVGGFVSEQQELQVESRMPSGGVIFSDGVEEDFLAFNAGTTARVRPAAQRARLVVH, from the coding sequence ATGTACGAGAAGATCGTCCTCGTCACCCGCAAGACGCGGCTCGCCGAGCTGGTGGAGCGCTTCAACACGCGCTCGCAGGCGCGCTTCTACCTGGAGCACGCCGGCCAGGACTTCGAGGACTACGCCCGCGAGGATGACACCTACCGGCGCTCCCTCGACGTGCTGCACAAGCACCTGGCGCTCGGCCTCCCCGTGCAGCAGGTGGACCGGGCGCTGGTGCCCACCTTCCTCTTCACCGGCAAGGAGCTGGTGGTGACGGTGGGCCAGGATGGCCTGGTGGCCAACGTGGCCAAGTACGTGGGCTCGCAACCGCTCGTCGGCATCAACCCGGACCCATCGCGCTTCGACGGCGTGCTGCTGCCCTTCGGGGTGGACACGGCACGAGTGGCGGTGCGCCACGTGCTGGAGGAGCGCGCCCGCTTCCGCGAGGTGACGCTCGCCGAGGTGGTGCTGAGCGATGGCCAGCGGCTGCTCGGGTTCAACGACCTGTTCCTCGGGGCGCGCACCCACGTCTCGGCCCGCTACACCCTGCACTACGAGCGCCGCGCGGAGTCCCAGTCCTCCAGCGGCATCATCGTCTCCACGGGAGCGGGCTCGACCGGCTGGCTGTCCTCGGTGTTCACGTTCGCGCGAGGGCTCACGGAGGCCACGGGGGGCGAGCCGGGAGAGCCGTGGCGACTCGCCTGGGAGGACCCTCGGCTGGCCTTCGTGGTGCGCGAGCCCTTCATCAGCCGGCACTCGACGGCCAGCATGGTGGGCGGCTTCGTCAGCGAGCAGCAGGAGTTGCAGGTGGAGTCGCGAATGCCCTCGGGCGGCGTCATTTTCAGCGATGGTGTGGAGGAGGACTTCCTCGCCTTCAACGCGGGCACCACGGCGCGAGTGCGTCCGGCCGCTCAGCGCGCCCGGCTCGTCGTCCACTGA
- a CDS encoding error-prone DNA polymerase yields the protein MYAELVCRSNFSFLRGASHPEELIQAAAELGLPAVALADGDGLYGAVKAHLAAREAGIKYLLASELTLLDGPPVVLYAQDARGYANLSRLISKSRMMHPKGEAGLPWRELAEENQGLLALLPFPVPAEQVAPLAEAFAERFYVGVSRSLSSGDEARVARSKALAKSLGAPLCAHNDVHTHHRSRQPLQDVLTAIRYKTTLGQLGTRRLPNAERTLKGPEEMARLFADCPEALERTLELASRCNATLDGLRYHFSEQDLPQGHTTSSWLRELTYQGLQVRYPGGVPPEVVKQIEHELKLIAALDFAGYFLAIWDIVRFARSRGILCQGRGSAANSAVCYALGVTAIDPVRMGLLFERFLSMERKEPPDIDVDFEHERREEVLQYVYEKHGRHRAGMVCEVICYRGRLALREVGKSLGLSLDQVDRLAKVAGSHGGEMSTELLKEVGLSEEDRRVRQTLALAREIESFPRHLSIHVGGFVITREPLVEMIPVENAAMKGRTVVQWEKDDLEAVGVLKVDLLGLGMLTALAKCLALIKEHHGRELTLATIPAEDPRVYDMLCNADSIGVFQIESRAQMNMLPRLKPRCFYDLVVEIALIRPGPIVGDMVHPYLRRREGREPVEYPSEDVRKILQKTLGVPLFQEQAMKLAMAVAGFTPAEADGLRRALSHKRAEERLGPFHQRFVEGGVARGYTPEYVDTLFRQFRGFAHYGFPESHSASFALLAYASSWLKCHYPAAFTTALLNSQPMGFYAPHTLVGDAQRHGVEVRGVDVNHSGWDCTMEEGGALRLGLRMVRGLQETTGRRVEAARRDGRFTSLGEMARRTRVPRHELARLALAGALGSLCGSRRDALWEIQALGPLEETDLFFGMAMDGTQVELPRMNVAERVSTDFETVGLSLEKHPLELLRPALRKRGAVTAAGLERVRAGARVAVGGMLICRQMPPTAKGFCFLSLEDETGIANLVVPPDAYARFRKDIHGALFLVGQGTLEKTGKVTNVKVQQLEPIASALPG from the coding sequence GTGTACGCCGAGCTGGTCTGCCGATCGAACTTCTCGTTTCTACGCGGGGCATCGCACCCCGAGGAGCTGATCCAGGCGGCGGCCGAGCTGGGCCTGCCGGCGGTGGCATTGGCGGACGGGGATGGGCTGTACGGGGCGGTGAAGGCGCACCTGGCGGCGAGGGAAGCGGGAATCAAGTACCTGCTGGCGAGCGAGCTGACGCTGCTGGATGGGCCGCCGGTGGTGCTGTACGCGCAGGACGCGAGGGGCTACGCGAACCTGAGCCGGCTGATCTCGAAGAGCCGGATGATGCACCCGAAGGGGGAGGCGGGCCTGCCCTGGCGAGAGCTGGCCGAGGAGAACCAGGGGCTCCTGGCGCTGCTGCCGTTTCCGGTGCCAGCGGAGCAGGTGGCGCCGCTGGCGGAGGCCTTCGCGGAGCGCTTCTACGTCGGCGTGAGCCGCTCACTGTCCTCGGGAGACGAGGCGCGGGTAGCGCGGTCGAAGGCCCTGGCGAAGAGCCTCGGAGCCCCGCTGTGCGCGCACAACGACGTGCACACGCACCACCGGAGCCGCCAGCCGTTGCAGGACGTGCTCACGGCCATCCGGTACAAGACGACGCTGGGGCAGTTGGGGACGAGGCGGTTGCCCAACGCGGAGCGGACGCTGAAGGGGCCGGAGGAGATGGCGCGGCTGTTCGCGGACTGCCCGGAGGCGCTGGAGCGCACGCTGGAGCTGGCGAGCCGCTGCAACGCGACGCTGGACGGGCTGCGCTACCACTTCTCGGAGCAGGACCTGCCGCAGGGGCACACGACGTCGAGCTGGCTGCGCGAGCTGACGTACCAGGGACTTCAGGTGCGCTACCCGGGAGGAGTCCCACCCGAGGTGGTGAAGCAGATCGAGCACGAGCTGAAGCTCATCGCGGCGTTGGACTTCGCGGGGTACTTCCTGGCGATCTGGGACATCGTCCGGTTCGCGCGCTCGAGGGGAATCCTCTGCCAGGGGCGTGGGAGCGCGGCGAACTCGGCGGTCTGCTACGCGCTGGGCGTGACGGCGATCGATCCGGTGCGAATGGGGCTGCTCTTCGAGCGCTTCCTGAGCATGGAGCGCAAGGAGCCGCCGGACATCGACGTGGACTTCGAGCACGAGCGGCGCGAGGAGGTGCTGCAGTACGTCTACGAGAAGCACGGCCGGCACCGGGCGGGCATGGTGTGCGAGGTCATCTGCTACCGGGGACGGCTGGCGCTGCGCGAGGTGGGCAAGTCGCTCGGGCTGTCGTTGGATCAGGTGGATCGGCTGGCGAAGGTGGCGGGCTCGCACGGCGGCGAGATGTCGACGGAGCTGCTGAAGGAGGTGGGGCTGTCGGAGGAGGACCGGCGGGTGCGGCAGACGCTCGCGCTGGCGCGGGAGATCGAGAGCTTCCCGAGACACCTCTCCATCCACGTGGGCGGGTTCGTGATCACGCGCGAGCCGCTGGTGGAGATGATCCCGGTGGAGAACGCGGCGATGAAGGGCCGCACGGTGGTGCAGTGGGAGAAGGACGACCTGGAGGCGGTGGGTGTCCTGAAGGTGGATCTGCTGGGGCTGGGGATGCTGACGGCGCTGGCGAAGTGCCTGGCGCTGATCAAGGAGCACCACGGGCGCGAGCTGACGCTGGCCACGATTCCGGCGGAGGACCCCCGGGTCTACGACATGCTGTGCAACGCGGACTCGATCGGGGTGTTCCAGATCGAGAGCCGGGCGCAGATGAACATGCTGCCGAGGCTGAAGCCGCGGTGCTTCTACGACCTGGTGGTGGAGATCGCGCTCATCCGTCCGGGGCCCATCGTGGGAGACATGGTGCACCCGTACCTGCGGAGGAGGGAGGGGCGGGAGCCGGTGGAGTACCCATCGGAGGACGTGCGGAAGATCCTCCAGAAGACGCTGGGGGTGCCGCTCTTCCAGGAGCAGGCGATGAAGCTGGCGATGGCGGTGGCGGGCTTCACGCCGGCGGAGGCGGACGGACTGCGGCGGGCGCTGTCTCACAAGCGCGCGGAGGAGCGGCTGGGGCCATTCCACCAACGCTTCGTCGAGGGCGGAGTCGCGCGGGGGTACACGCCCGAGTACGTGGACACGCTGTTCCGCCAGTTCCGGGGGTTCGCGCACTACGGCTTCCCGGAGAGCCACTCGGCGAGCTTCGCGCTGCTGGCGTACGCGTCGTCGTGGCTGAAGTGCCACTACCCGGCGGCGTTCACGACGGCGCTGTTGAACTCGCAGCCGATGGGTTTCTACGCACCGCACACGCTGGTGGGGGATGCGCAGCGGCATGGGGTGGAGGTGCGGGGTGTGGACGTGAACCACTCGGGGTGGGACTGCACGATGGAGGAGGGCGGGGCGCTGCGGCTGGGGCTGCGGATGGTGCGAGGGCTCCAGGAGACGACGGGGCGGCGCGTGGAGGCGGCGCGGCGGGACGGGCGGTTCACGAGCCTCGGGGAGATGGCGCGGCGGACGCGGGTGCCCCGTCACGAACTGGCGCGGCTGGCGCTGGCGGGGGCACTGGGGAGCCTGTGCGGCTCGCGGCGGGACGCGCTGTGGGAGATCCAGGCGCTGGGCCCGCTGGAGGAGACGGACCTGTTCTTCGGGATGGCGATGGACGGGACGCAGGTGGAGCTGCCGCGGATGAACGTGGCGGAGCGGGTGAGCACGGACTTCGAGACGGTGGGCCTGTCGCTGGAGAAGCACCCGTTGGAGCTGCTGCGTCCGGCGCTGCGCAAGCGAGGCGCGGTGACGGCGGCGGGGCTGGAGCGGGTGCGAGCGGGGGCTCGGGTGGCGGTGGGGGGCATGCTCATCTGCCGGCAGATGCCGCCCACGGCGAAGGGGTTCTGCTTCCTGTCCCTGGAGGACGAGACGGGGATCGCGAACCTGGTGGTGCCACCGGATGCGTATGCGCGATTCCGCAAGGACATCCACGGTGCGCTGTTCCTGGTGGGGCAGGGGACGCTGGAGAAGACGGGGAAGGTGACGAACGTGAAGGTGCAGCAACTGGAGCCGATCGCCTCCGCGCTCCCGGGCTGA
- a CDS encoding DUF3142 domain-containing protein encodes MGVLLLVLGLACSRGGSPPPRALVHEAYVWQRGWSPELVQAVTQAPSELGALRVLARERSGPARTPVDVAVDVESLARSGREVVAVMRVDGTAPLDGISLQEVATHARAWRARGVRVRGIELDHDCATAALADYANWLARERTAMGDLPLSITALPTWVSSPALARLASIPEDVVLQVHAVRAPTLFTPEEARGFVEAWSKATGRPFHVALPTYRVRLRDGTRLSAEPRDVARFLSGLREHPVAGVTGVIWFRLGHRGDPEAWSLPTLMAVVRGEALDPRFLPRLVDAGGGTLDIVLENTGRVDAEAPTRLTLSGNLEVLDGVGGYTARGTSLVARTPPRLRAGERRVIGFVRGSEVAIASP; translated from the coding sequence ATGGGCGTGCTGCTCCTCGTGCTCGGCCTCGCCTGCTCTCGCGGGGGCTCACCGCCTCCTCGCGCTCTCGTCCACGAGGCCTATGTCTGGCAACGCGGCTGGAGCCCGGAGCTGGTCCAGGCCGTCACGCAGGCCCCCTCCGAGCTCGGCGCGCTCCGCGTGCTGGCGCGGGAACGCTCGGGACCGGCACGCACCCCCGTGGACGTGGCGGTGGACGTGGAGAGCCTGGCGCGGAGCGGTCGCGAGGTGGTCGCGGTCATGCGGGTGGATGGTACAGCGCCACTCGATGGCATCTCCCTCCAGGAGGTCGCCACGCATGCCCGTGCCTGGCGGGCCAGGGGCGTCCGCGTACGCGGCATCGAGCTCGACCACGACTGTGCCACCGCGGCACTGGCCGACTACGCGAACTGGCTGGCGCGCGAACGGACGGCGATGGGAGACCTGCCGCTCTCCATCACGGCGCTCCCCACGTGGGTTTCTTCTCCCGCGCTCGCCCGTCTGGCCTCCATCCCCGAGGACGTCGTCCTCCAGGTGCACGCGGTACGCGCCCCCACCCTCTTCACTCCCGAGGAAGCCCGAGGCTTCGTCGAAGCCTGGTCGAAGGCCACCGGCCGCCCCTTCCACGTGGCACTCCCCACCTACCGTGTGCGTCTGCGCGACGGGACACGCCTGTCCGCCGAGCCTCGGGACGTGGCCCGGTTCCTCTCCGGGCTCCGCGAGCACCCCGTGGCGGGCGTGACGGGCGTCATCTGGTTCCGGCTCGGTCATCGCGGTGACCCCGAGGCCTGGAGCCTCCCCACGCTCATGGCGGTGGTGCGGGGCGAAGCGCTCGACCCGCGTTTCCTCCCGCGTCTGGTCGACGCGGGCGGGGGCACGCTGGACATCGTTCTCGAGAACACCGGCCGCGTGGATGCGGAGGCTCCCACGCGCCTCACCCTTTCTGGAAATCTCGAGGTCCTCGACGGCGTCGGTGGCTACACCGCGCGAGGGACCTCGCTCGTGGCGCGCACGCCTCCCCGCCTGCGCGCAGGCGAGCGCCGCGTCATCGGCTTCGTGCGGGGATCCGAGGTGGCCATTGCCTCTCCGTAA
- a CDS encoding phosphotransferase family protein, translating to MSTPEWLDRTREVRPGEELDVAWLEKYLAEKVPGLTGPLVVEQFPGGHSNLTYLLRMGERELVLRRPPFGAKAIKAGHDMGREYRILSGLLPVYPKVPRPLVFCGESESPMAVPFYVMERVRGVIIRAKPPKGLELTPELMRKLSENFVDNLVELHAVDWRAAGLGELGKPEGYLGRQVAGWTERYGKAKTDDIAEMEQVAKWLAAHLPKELPPTLIHNDYKYDNLVLDPEKLPSIRAVLDWEMATIGDPLSDLGMALAYWAEAKDSQERVALPFGLTMLPGNLTREELVARYAEKSGRDTSGIAFHYVLSLFKVSVIAQQIYYRFKQGLTKDERFAAMIVGVRVLSKTAARAIETESIRP from the coding sequence ATGAGCACACCGGAGTGGCTGGACCGGACGAGGGAAGTGCGTCCGGGAGAGGAGCTGGACGTCGCGTGGCTGGAGAAGTACCTGGCCGAGAAGGTGCCGGGGCTGACGGGGCCACTGGTGGTGGAGCAGTTCCCGGGAGGGCACTCGAACCTGACGTACCTGCTGCGGATGGGCGAGCGGGAGCTGGTGCTGCGCCGGCCGCCATTCGGGGCCAAGGCGATCAAGGCCGGGCACGACATGGGCCGCGAGTACCGCATCCTCAGCGGGTTGCTGCCGGTGTACCCGAAGGTGCCCCGGCCGCTGGTGTTCTGCGGCGAGAGCGAGTCACCGATGGCTGTGCCCTTCTACGTGATGGAGCGGGTGCGTGGGGTCATCATCCGGGCGAAGCCACCGAAGGGACTGGAGCTGACGCCGGAGCTCATGAGGAAGCTGTCGGAGAACTTCGTGGACAACCTGGTCGAGCTGCACGCGGTGGACTGGCGCGCGGCGGGACTGGGGGAGCTCGGGAAGCCGGAGGGCTACCTGGGCCGGCAGGTGGCGGGGTGGACGGAGCGCTACGGCAAGGCGAAGACGGACGACATCGCCGAGATGGAGCAGGTGGCGAAGTGGCTGGCGGCACACCTCCCGAAGGAACTGCCACCGACGCTGATCCACAACGACTACAAGTACGACAACCTGGTGTTGGATCCGGAGAAGCTCCCGAGCATCCGAGCGGTGCTGGACTGGGAGATGGCGACGATCGGCGATCCGCTGTCGGATCTGGGGATGGCGCTGGCGTACTGGGCGGAGGCGAAGGATTCCCAGGAGCGTGTGGCGCTGCCGTTCGGGCTGACGATGCTACCGGGGAACCTGACGCGCGAGGAACTGGTGGCGCGGTACGCGGAGAAGAGCGGACGTGACACGAGTGGAATCGCGTTCCACTACGTGCTGTCGCTCTTCAAGGTGTCGGTGATCGCGCAGCAGATCTACTATCGGTTCAAGCAGGGGCTGACGAAGGACGAGCGCTTCGCGGCGATGATCGTCGGCGTTCGAGTCCTCTCGAAGACTGCGGCCCGGGCCATTGAGACGGAGAGCATCCGTCCCTGA
- a CDS encoding acyl-CoA dehydrogenase family protein: MDFTPPESLRNLLPEVRGFIRDQVQPLESALQTKGFHALQPELEQLREEVRKNGLSAPHMGKEHGGGGLSLMEFAHLAEELGRSPLGHYVFNCQAPDAGNMEVLAHHGTAAQKERFLKPLVRGEIRSCFGMTEPEHAGSNPAWLGTRARREGDTYVLDGHKWFTSGADGASFCIVMAVTDPEASSPYLRASQIIVPMDTPGFKRVRNIPVAGEAGEGWASHSEMVLENVRVPVDNRLGQEGMGFVIAQDRLGPGRIYHCMRWLGICERAFDLMCERAVSRELSPGKPLGTRQMVQEWIADSRAEINAARLMVLHAAWKMEKEGAAKARDEISAIKFYVANVLQRVLDRAIQTHGAMGLTDATPLAYWWGHERGARIYDGADEVHKSSLARRILERYGLKKGSAE, encoded by the coding sequence ATGGATTTCACTCCACCGGAGTCACTGAGGAATCTCCTCCCGGAGGTACGAGGCTTCATCCGCGATCAAGTGCAGCCGCTCGAGAGCGCGCTGCAGACGAAGGGCTTCCACGCGCTCCAGCCGGAGCTGGAGCAACTCCGTGAAGAGGTGCGGAAGAACGGCCTGTCCGCGCCGCACATGGGCAAGGAGCACGGGGGAGGGGGCCTGTCGCTGATGGAGTTCGCGCATCTGGCGGAGGAGCTGGGTCGGAGCCCGCTGGGGCACTACGTGTTCAACTGCCAGGCGCCGGATGCGGGGAACATGGAGGTGCTGGCGCACCACGGGACGGCGGCGCAGAAGGAGCGCTTCCTGAAGCCACTGGTGCGCGGGGAGATCCGCTCGTGCTTCGGGATGACGGAGCCAGAGCACGCGGGCTCGAACCCGGCGTGGCTGGGGACGCGGGCGCGCCGCGAGGGTGACACGTACGTGCTGGACGGGCACAAGTGGTTCACCTCGGGGGCGGACGGAGCGTCCTTCTGCATCGTGATGGCAGTGACGGATCCGGAGGCCTCGAGCCCGTACCTGCGGGCAAGCCAGATCATCGTCCCCATGGACACGCCGGGCTTCAAGCGGGTGAGGAACATCCCGGTGGCGGGCGAGGCGGGCGAGGGTTGGGCGAGCCACTCGGAGATGGTGCTGGAGAACGTCCGGGTGCCGGTGGACAACCGGCTGGGCCAGGAGGGGATGGGGTTCGTCATCGCGCAGGATCGCCTGGGGCCGGGGCGCATCTACCACTGCATGCGGTGGCTGGGTATCTGCGAGCGGGCGTTCGATCTGATGTGCGAGCGGGCGGTGAGCCGGGAGCTGTCGCCGGGCAAGCCGCTGGGGACGCGGCAGATGGTGCAGGAGTGGATCGCGGACTCGCGGGCGGAGATCAACGCGGCGCGGCTGATGGTGCTGCACGCGGCGTGGAAGATGGAGAAGGAGGGGGCGGCGAAGGCGCGGGATGAGATCTCCGCCATCAAGTTCTACGTGGCGAACGTGCTGCAGCGGGTGCTGGATCGGGCGATCCAGACGCACGGCGCGATGGGCCTGACGGACGCGACGCCGCTGGCCTACTGGTGGGGCCACGAGCGGGGCGCGCGCATCTACGACGGAGCGGACGAAGTGCACAAGTCGTCGCTGGCGAGGCGGATCCTGGAGCGCTACGGCCTGAAGAAGGGGAGTGCGGAATGA
- a CDS encoding alpha/beta fold hydrolase gives MPFLDVNGTRLYYEDTGGSGEPIVFSHGLLWSGRMFDKQVAALKDRYRCITYDHRGQGRSDVWKVDTVDMETVYADGVGLIEKLGVGPCHFVGLSMGGFVGMRLAARRPDLLRSLMLLETSADPEPTENVPRYKVLNFIARWLGLGLVAKRVMPIMFGRTFLEDPARAAERADWERQLKENRRDIWRAVNGVIRRRGVYDELSRVKTPTLVLVGGEDTATVPAKAERIHGAIQGSKLVKLPRGGHTSTVEEPELLNAALEEFLGEVSSGTRRVG, from the coding sequence ATGCCCTTCCTGGACGTCAATGGTACCCGTCTGTATTACGAGGACACGGGAGGCTCGGGAGAGCCCATCGTGTTCAGCCACGGCCTGCTCTGGAGCGGCCGGATGTTCGACAAGCAGGTGGCGGCGCTGAAGGACCGCTATCGCTGCATCACCTACGACCACCGTGGCCAGGGGCGGAGCGACGTGTGGAAGGTGGACACCGTGGACATGGAAACGGTGTACGCGGACGGGGTGGGGCTCATCGAGAAGCTGGGCGTGGGGCCGTGCCACTTCGTGGGGCTGTCCATGGGGGGCTTCGTGGGGATGAGGCTGGCGGCGAGGAGGCCGGACCTGCTGCGCTCGCTGATGCTGCTGGAGACGTCGGCGGACCCGGAGCCGACGGAGAACGTGCCGCGCTACAAGGTGCTCAACTTCATCGCGCGCTGGCTGGGGCTCGGGTTGGTGGCGAAGCGGGTGATGCCGATCATGTTCGGCCGCACGTTCCTGGAGGATCCGGCGCGGGCGGCCGAGCGGGCCGACTGGGAGCGCCAGCTGAAGGAGAACCGGCGTGACATCTGGCGCGCGGTGAACGGGGTCATCCGGCGGCGCGGCGTGTACGACGAGCTGTCGCGAGTGAAGACACCGACGCTGGTGCTGGTGGGAGGGGAGGACACGGCCACGGTGCCGGCGAAGGCCGAGCGCATCCATGGAGCGATCCAGGGGTCGAAGCTGGTGAAGCTGCCGCGAGGTGGGCACACCTCGACGGTGGAGGAGCCGGAACTGTTGAACGCCGCGCTGGAGGAGTTCCTGGGCGAGGTGTCTTCGGGGACGCGCCGGGTAGGGTGA
- a CDS encoding glucose 1-dehydrogenase, with protein sequence MAGRVEGKVALVTGGASGLGKAAAAMLAREGARVAITDRNEPGAKEVAGALGEAARAWKLDVTQEADWERVVDEVVATFGRLDVVVNNAGIGVAKDVESLSLEEWRLVHAVNLDGVFLGCKHGIRGMRKCGAKGSIINVSSVAGLVGSENLAAYCSSKGGVRLLTKSVALHCARKGYGIRCNSLHPTFIDTPMVEGFAGMKGDVAEGKARLARMIPLGHIGEPDDIAYAVLYLASDESKLMTGSELVVDGGTTAM encoded by the coding sequence ATGGCTGGACGAGTCGAAGGCAAGGTGGCGTTGGTGACGGGAGGGGCGTCGGGGTTGGGCAAGGCGGCGGCGGCGATGTTGGCCCGCGAGGGTGCGCGCGTGGCGATCACGGATCGCAACGAGCCCGGGGCGAAGGAGGTGGCTGGCGCGTTGGGCGAGGCCGCTCGGGCCTGGAAGCTGGACGTGACGCAGGAGGCCGACTGGGAGCGGGTGGTGGACGAGGTGGTGGCGACGTTCGGCCGGCTGGACGTGGTGGTGAACAACGCGGGCATTGGCGTGGCCAAGGACGTCGAGTCCCTGTCCCTGGAGGAGTGGAGGCTCGTCCACGCGGTGAACCTGGACGGGGTGTTCCTGGGCTGCAAGCACGGCATCCGAGGCATGCGCAAGTGCGGCGCGAAGGGCTCCATCATCAACGTCAGCTCGGTGGCGGGGCTGGTGGGGTCGGAGAACCTCGCGGCGTACTGCTCGAGCAAGGGCGGGGTGCGCCTGCTGACGAAGTCCGTGGCGCTGCACTGCGCGCGCAAGGGTTACGGCATCCGGTGCAACTCCTTGCACCCCACCTTCATCGACACGCCCATGGTGGAAGGCTTCGCGGGCATGAAGGGCGACGTGGCGGAGGGGAAGGCGCGGCTGGCGCGCATGATTCCGCTCGGCCACATCGGTGAGCCGGACGATATCGCCTACGCGGTGCTGTACCTCGCCTCGGACGAGTCCAAGCTGATGACGGGCTCGGAGCTCGTCGTGGACGGTGGCACCACGGCGATGTGA
- a CDS encoding NfeD family protein has protein sequence MDFPPSAWQLWLLAAVLAGALEIALPGFVMLWFSVGALAASLSAALGLGIDFQLTSFTLVSLGLFAASRTLFKKAFMRTATQMKTGVEAMLGQEAVVTESLVEGHGGTVRINGELWTARSLAGPVAEGERVIVEQVEGLKLWVRRPSAALEVPLKKKEGR, from the coding sequence ATGGATTTCCCACCCAGCGCATGGCAGTTGTGGCTCCTCGCCGCGGTCCTCGCGGGAGCATTGGAGATCGCCCTCCCGGGCTTCGTGATGCTCTGGTTCTCCGTGGGAGCACTGGCCGCCAGCCTCTCGGCGGCCCTGGGGCTGGGCATCGACTTCCAGCTCACCAGCTTCACGCTCGTCTCCCTGGGCCTCTTCGCGGCCTCGCGCACCCTCTTCAAGAAGGCCTTCATGCGCACCGCCACGCAGATGAAGACGGGCGTGGAGGCCATGCTGGGCCAGGAGGCCGTGGTGACCGAGTCCCTCGTCGAGGGGCACGGGGGGACGGTGCGCATCAACGGAGAGCTCTGGACGGCGCGCTCGCTCGCGGGTCCCGTGGCCGAGGGTGAGCGCGTCATCGTCGAGCAGGTGGAAGGTCTGAAGCTATGGGTGCGGCGTCCCTCGGCCGCGCTCGAGGTTCCCCTGAAAAAGAAGGAAGGTCGCTAG